The following are encoded in a window of Fusarium falciforme chromosome 11, complete sequence genomic DNA:
- a CDS encoding Acyl-transf-3 domain-containing protein: MSQSAYTALPRQEIEIDHATNAIGSVSSRSSLDSLVLPPPLPPSPWKVAAIKLQHILTPSFLQQDASAEERPSQSGTRQAGSSRISTDWLDGLRGVASFFVFLFHHTMYGHPDLLWAYGGPGENKRLLIQLPFIRLIVHGRAMVAIFFVISGYALSFSPLKFIHKQDHGTLLKRLSSSVFRRGMRLAIPSFTSLFLHYLAHLSNISPKRHKGATFRSDTKALLHDIDRIVNPFTLVTSNGGFHFNGHLWTIPIEFRGSIILFVTILGLAQCRSWVRMVTVASLCVYFMAKEQWAMALFLAGIVVAESNLLLLSEPASSSETDTTWTEDFDMEKAHGMMPWYRRVSSKVRTAGLIFILILGLYILSYPSRGAAATPGWMWMASFFKKNPAYGMNVWLSIGATTVVSAISFIKGCQGVLETRPIRYLGKISFALYLVHGLGNQLIGKPLIDFMWNNFTGTEPGFWKEFAWLSAIAIYIPILIWIADIFWRLVDAPSVTFAKMVEGKCFA; this comes from the coding sequence ATGAGCCAGTCAGCATACACGGCCCTTCCACGGCAAGAGATCGAGATTGACCATGCAACCAATGCAATCGGCAGCGTTTCTTCTCGATCGAGCCTCGATTCCCTcgtgctgccgccgcctcttcctcccagcCCTTGGAAAGTAGCCGCCATCAAGCTTCAGCACATCTTGACACCCAGTTTTCTACAACAAGATGCCTCTGCGGAAGAACGGCCAAGCCAATCTGGCACACGCCAAGCTGGAAGTAGTCGGATCAGTACCGATTGGCTAGATGGGCTTCGCGGTGTGGCCTCGTTCTTCGTCTTTCTCTTCCACCACACAATGTATGGACACCCTGACCTCCTGTGGGCATATGGCGGTCCTGGAGAGAACAAACGTCTGCTTATACAGCTGCCCTTCATACGACTCATTGTCCACGGCCGCGCAATGGTGGCAATATTTTTCGTCATTTCCGGATATGCCCTGTCGTTCTCGCCTTTGAAGTTCATACACAAGCAAGACCACGGTACACTCTTGAAGAGATTGTCATCATCAGTCTTTCGCCGCGGCATGCGACTGGCTATTCCCAGCTTTACTTCGCTCTTTCTTCATTACCTAGCCCATCTCTCGAATATCTCCCCAAAGAGACACAAAGGGGCAACATTTCGGTCCGACACGAAGGCCCTGTTACATGATATTGATCGGATCGTGAATCCATTCACATTGGTAACTAGCAACGGCGGATTTCACTTCAACGGACACCTTTGGACAATCCCGATCGAATTCCGCGGATCAATAATCCTATTCGTAACTATCTTGGGCCTTGCGCAATGCAGATCCTGGGTTCGAATGGTAACTGTGGCTTCCCTATGTGTCTACTTCATGGCAAAAGAACAATGGGCCATGGCCTTGTTCCTGGCAGGGATTGTCGTGGCAGAAAGCAATCTCTTGTTGCTCTCTGAGCccgccagcagcagcgaaACAGACACGACCTGGACTGAAGATTTCGACATGGAGAAGGCCCATGGTATGATGCCATGGTATCGAAGGGTCAGCAGTAAGGTCAGGACAGCTGGCCTgatcttcatcttgatcttAGGGCTGTACATTCTTTCGTACCCGAGCAGGGGAGCAGCTGCTACTCCAggatggatgtggatggcgAGTTTCTTCAAGAAAAACCCGGCTTACGGAATGAATGTATGGTTATCGATCGGAGCAACCACTGTTGTCTCGGCTATCAGCTTCATCAAGGGGTGCCAAGGGGTCCTGGAGACACGGCCAATCCGGTACCTGGGCAAGATATCGTTCGCCCTGTACCTGGTACATGGTCTCGGAAACCAGTTGATTGGGAAGCCTCTGATAGATTTCATGTGGAACAACTTCACTGGCACAGAGCCGGGGTTCTGGAAGGAATTTGCATGGTTGTCTGCGATTGCCATTTAcatccccatcctcatctgGATTGCCGATATCTTTTGGAGGCTGGTGGACGCACCTTCAGTCACTTTTGCAAAGATGGTTGAGGGCAAATGTTTTGCTTAA